The Lactuca sativa cultivar Salinas chromosome 2, Lsat_Salinas_v11, whole genome shotgun sequence genome includes a window with the following:
- the LOC111888872 gene encoding hydroxyproline O-galactosyltransferase HPGT1 — translation MQSKGSNYHRNAAAGLVFRSPISALMLCTIAAMASFYVAGRLWQDAEDRVYMGKELDRITGQGKSAISVDDTLKIIGCREQQKKLTALEMELAAARQEGFVSKTKNPPPPLKKKPLVMIGVLTGFGRKNNREVIRKAWMTTGEALKKMEDEKGVIARFVIGRSSNRGDSLDRDIDIEDKSHNDFFILESHVEAPEELPKKTKLFFAHAAERWEAEYYAKVNDDVYVNIDALGSTLAAHIDKPRVYIGCMKSGEVFSEQGQKWYEPDWWKFGDGKTYFRHASGEMFVISKALARFVSINRSILRTYAFDDVSTGSWFIGLDVKHIDDKKFCCTSWSTGGICAGA, via the exons ATGCAAAGTAAGGGATCGAATTACCACCGGAATGCTGCGGCAGGGTTGGTTTTTCGATCCCCTATTTCAGCCTTAATGCTGTGCACTATCGCTGCAATGGCCTCTTTCTATGTCGCCGGCCG TTTATGGCAGGATGCAGAGGACAGGGTTTATATGGGTAAAGAGCTTGACAGAATAACAGGCCAG GGGAAATCTGCTATATCCGTGGATGATACATTGAAAATTATAGGATGCAG GGAACAACAGAAGAAACTGACAGCTCTTGAGATGGAACTAGCTGCAGCTCGCCAAGAAGGCTTTGTATCAAAGACAAAAaatcctcctcctcctctgaagAAGAAACCATTGGTGATGATTGGAGTCCTTACAGGATTTGGTCGCAAGAACAACAGGGAAGTGATACGCAAGGCATGGATGACAACTGGTGAAGCTTTGAAAAAGATGGAGGATGAAAAAGGTGTTATTGCTCGATTTGTTATTGGAAGAAG TTCTAACCGTGGAGACAGTCTGGATAGGGACATAGACATTGAAGATAAGAGCCACAACGATTTCTTTATCCTG GAAAGCCATGTGGAGGCTCCTGAGGAACTTCCAAAGAAGACCAAATTGTTCTTTGCCCATGCTGCAGAAAGATGGGAAGCTGAATACTATGCCAAAGTGAATGATGATGTGTATGTAAATATTG ATGCCTTGGGAAGTACACTTGCAGCTCATATAGATAAGCCCCGTGTATATATCGGGTGTATGAAATCAGGCGAAGTTTTCTCTGAACA GGGTCAGAAATGGTACGAACCTGATTGGTGGAAATTTGGTGATGGGAAAAC GTATTTTCGCCATGCATCTGGTGAAATGTTTGTTATATCCAAGGCTTTGGCTAGATTTGTTTCGATAAACAG ATCTATTCTTCGCACATACGCGTTTGATGATGTTAGTACTGGATCCTGGTTCATCGGTCTTGATGTCAAACATATTGATGACAAAAAGTTTTGCTGCACATCTTGGTCAACAG GGGGCATATGTGCAGGTGCATAA